From Woronichinia naegeliana WA131, the proteins below share one genomic window:
- a CDS encoding ISAs1 family transposase, whose product MKLRPKYRLVEHFAEIDDPRIERTKRHKLIDILTIAILAVICGAEGWVAMESFGKAKHQWLKKILELPNGIPSDDTFARVFASLNPEQFQDCFLHWVKSIAEVSEGEVIAIDGKTLRHSYDNANGKGAIQMVSAWATANRLVLGQCKVESKSNEITAIPKLLKMLEVKGCIVTIDAMGTQTKIAQQIVGRGGDYVLALKGNQGNLCEDVEQLFAHAQSVNFVGIKHDFHQTIDKGHGRIEIRRCWTMEQTEFLLGGEKWAKLTSICMIKAERRLKDKTEYETRYYISSLPSNAQKLSQSVRSHWLIENSLHWVLDLAFNEDACRIRKDFAPENLAVLRHIALNLLTKENTLKLGIKNKRLRAGWDEDYLLKVLLG is encoded by the coding sequence ATGAAACTCCGACCCAAATATAGACTGGTAGAACACTTTGCCGAAATAGATGACCCTCGCATCGAACGAACAAAACGGCATAAACTCATTGATATTCTAACGATTGCCATCTTAGCCGTCATTTGTGGAGCAGAAGGTTGGGTAGCCATGGAAAGTTTCGGCAAGGCTAAACATCAATGGCTAAAAAAAATTTTGGAATTGCCGAATGGCATCCCCTCCGACGATACGTTTGCGCGTGTATTTGCTAGTCTGAATCCAGAGCAATTTCAAGACTGTTTTCTGCATTGGGTCAAAAGTATAGCGGAGGTAAGTGAAGGAGAAGTGATAGCGATTGACGGCAAAACCCTTCGCCACTCCTATGACAATGCCAACGGAAAGGGCGCAATTCAGATGGTAAGTGCATGGGCAACAGCAAATCGTCTAGTACTAGGACAGTGCAAGGTGGAAAGCAAATCGAATGAAATCACGGCGATTCCTAAACTCCTGAAAATGCTAGAGGTCAAAGGTTGTATCGTAACGATTGATGCCATGGGAACTCAGACAAAGATTGCCCAACAGATAGTAGGGCGAGGGGGAGATTATGTTTTGGCATTGAAAGGCAATCAAGGTAATTTATGTGAGGATGTTGAACAATTATTTGCTCATGCTCAATCGGTTAATTTTGTGGGAATTAAGCATGATTTTCATCAAACAATAGACAAGGGACATGGACGGATTGAAATTCGCCGTTGCTGGACGATGGAACAAACAGAATTTTTGCTGGGTGGGGAGAAATGGGCAAAGTTGACGAGCATCTGTATGATTAAAGCGGAGAGACGATTGAAAGACAAAACAGAGTATGAGACTCGCTACTATATCAGTAGCCTGCCGAGTAATGCTCAAAAATTATCCCAATCTGTTCGTAGTCATTGGTTGATAGAAAACTCTTTACATTGGGTTCTAGACTTGGCCTTCAACGAGGATGCTTGTCGCATTCGTAAGGATTTTGCTCCTGAGAATTTAGCCGTCTTACGCCATATCGCTCTTAACTTGCTCACAAAGGAAAATACTCTGAAACTTGGTATCAAGAATAAACGGCTACGCGCTGGTTGGGACGAGGACTATCTCCTTAAGGTTTTACTCGGATAA
- a CDS encoding transposase family protein, whose amino-acid sequence MAKGFGARVLTPQQEKEVKIIKRSILKHFQCLKEPRTGRRQDHNLTAIVTIGILAVLSGADGFVAIEAYGKAKREWLEMFLELPKGIPSHDTLRCDYPGAGLPCIVPLLAMPPLANIPELAIE is encoded by the coding sequence ATGGCAAAAGGCTTCGGCGCAAGAGTTCTAACCCCACAACAAGAAAAAGAAGTCAAAATTATCAAAAGAAGCATACTGAAACATTTTCAGTGCCTAAAAGAACCGAGAACAGGGAGAAGGCAAGACCATAACTTAACAGCAATTGTCACCATAGGAATATTGGCAGTATTGTCAGGGGCAGATGGCTTCGTAGCAATTGAAGCCTATGGCAAAGCCAAACGAGAATGGCTAGAAATGTTTCTAGAGTTACCAAAGGGAATTCCCTCTCACGATACCTTAAGATGCGATTACCCTGGTGCTGGTCTGCCCTGCATTGTGCCACTATTAGCAATGCCTCCGTTAGCAAATATCCCTGAATTGGCGATCGAATAA